Proteins from a genomic interval of Rhodococcoides fascians A25f:
- a CDS encoding ABC transporter ATP-binding protein: MAETVPVLKVSGLEVSFPSEEGRVTAVRGLDYQVDKGEVMAIVGESGSGKSVSSLAVMGLLPQSARVTGSIELNGRQLLGLSDREMSRERGRSVAMISQDPLTALTPIYRIGDQIAEAISVHNPSLSKAKVEERTLELLDLVGIADPKTRAKSYPHEFSGGMRQRVVIAMAIANDPDLIIADEPTTALDVTIQAQILDLLRTARDVTGAGVVFITHDLGVVAGVADRAMVMYAGRAVETAPVDELYAHPSMPYTVGLLGSVPRPDRPAQERLVPIEGTPPALVNLPTGCPFGPRCPLHTEACDKGEPPLIQVAPNHSAACIRIDAATAESVEAEFEGAPRSEAPAELVVTVPKDAPVLSVTDLHKSYPMFKGSVLRRRAGDVPAVQGISFDVHAGSTLAIVGESGCGKSTTLLEIMEFVKPQQGSIEINGVEPYSLSRAEQRKLRAHIQIVFQDPMGSLDPRMPVGEIIAEPLKINGVPVDERTRRVRELMDTVGMRPELADRYPTQFSGGQRQRVGIARALALKPSILVLDEPVSALDVSIQAGVLNLLQDLQEELGLAYLFVSHDLSVVRHLADEVAVMRNGVFVEKGPTAKIFDAPKDPYTRALLKAIPIPDPVLQRARIAEAAKLADAI, encoded by the coding sequence GTGGCTGAGACTGTGCCGGTGTTGAAGGTCAGCGGACTCGAAGTCAGCTTCCCGAGCGAAGAAGGCCGTGTCACGGCAGTGCGTGGTCTGGACTATCAGGTCGACAAGGGCGAGGTCATGGCCATCGTCGGCGAATCCGGCTCCGGTAAGTCGGTCTCGTCCCTGGCCGTCATGGGGTTGCTCCCGCAGAGCGCACGCGTCACCGGGTCCATCGAGCTGAACGGCCGTCAGCTACTGGGACTGTCCGATCGTGAGATGTCCCGTGAGCGTGGGCGTTCGGTGGCGATGATCTCGCAGGATCCGCTGACGGCGCTGACTCCCATCTACCGCATCGGCGACCAGATCGCCGAAGCGATCTCCGTGCACAACCCGTCGCTGAGCAAGGCAAAGGTCGAGGAGCGCACCTTGGAGTTGCTCGATCTGGTCGGCATCGCAGATCCGAAAACACGGGCGAAGTCGTATCCGCACGAGTTCTCCGGCGGTATGCGCCAACGCGTCGTCATCGCGATGGCCATCGCGAACGATCCCGATCTCATCATCGCCGACGAGCCCACCACTGCTCTCGACGTGACGATCCAGGCGCAGATCCTTGATCTGCTCCGTACCGCCCGCGACGTCACCGGCGCTGGCGTCGTGTTCATCACGCACGACCTGGGAGTCGTTGCCGGAGTTGCCGATCGGGCCATGGTCATGTACGCCGGGCGCGCCGTCGAAACTGCTCCGGTCGACGAGCTGTACGCGCACCCGTCCATGCCCTACACAGTGGGCTTGCTCGGCTCTGTCCCTCGCCCGGACCGTCCTGCGCAGGAGCGGCTGGTGCCCATCGAGGGCACACCGCCCGCTCTGGTGAATCTCCCGACGGGCTGCCCGTTCGGGCCCCGATGCCCGTTGCACACGGAGGCCTGCGACAAAGGCGAACCGCCGTTGATTCAGGTTGCCCCGAATCACAGCGCGGCGTGCATCCGCATCGATGCGGCGACGGCCGAGTCGGTGGAGGCGGAATTCGAGGGTGCCCCGCGGTCGGAGGCACCGGCGGAGTTGGTGGTGACCGTGCCGAAGGATGCTCCGGTGCTGTCGGTGACCGATCTGCACAAGAGCTACCCGATGTTCAAGGGCTCCGTGCTGCGGCGTCGGGCCGGGGACGTGCCTGCCGTGCAAGGCATCAGCTTCGACGTGCACGCCGGATCCACTCTGGCCATCGTCGGTGAATCCGGGTGCGGCAAGTCGACGACTCTGCTCGAGATCATGGAATTCGTGAAGCCACAGCAGGGTTCGATCGAGATCAACGGCGTCGAGCCCTATAGCCTGAGCCGCGCCGAGCAACGAAAGTTGCGCGCACACATCCAGATCGTGTTTCAGGACCCGATGGGCTCACTCGATCCCCGCATGCCGGTGGGGGAGATCATCGCCGAGCCGTTGAAGATCAACGGCGTCCCGGTCGACGAGCGCACCCGCAGGGTTCGGGAACTGATGGACACCGTCGGAATGCGTCCCGAACTCGCGGATCGGTATCCCACGCAGTTCTCCGGCGGGCAGCGTCAACGTGTCGGTATTGCACGGGCTTTGGCGTTGAAGCCGTCGATCCTGGTCCTCGACGAGCCTGTGTCTGCGCTCGACGTGTCGATCCAGGCGGGCGTGCTGAACCTACTGCAGGATCTGCAGGAGGAGCTCGGTCTGGCGTATCTGTTCGTCTCGCACGATCTGTCGGTGGTGCGTCACCTCGCCGACGAAGTGGCCGTGATGCGCAACGGAGTGTTCGTGGAGAAGGGCCCGACGGCGAAGATATTCGACGCACCCAAGGACCCATACACACGGGCACTTCTGAAAGCCATCCCCATCCCCGATCCCGTGCTCCAACGAGCCCGAATCGCCGAGGCCGCAAAACTGGCCGACGCCATCTGA
- a CDS encoding ABC transporter family substrate-binding protein has translation MRAKLFRALVPIAVAVTTVGLVAGCSSGDTGPNPDAPASFESGAQINPHPISDLQQGGNMNFPLSQVPTNYNYYQIDGTTVDAARYYAALMPTAFKAAPDASLSTATDFFTDITESEVDGKQVVTYNINPKAKWSTGRPLDYTDLIAQWTANSGKDPAYEASSTAGYDKVESVVRGENDQQVILTYAEKFGDWRSLFVPLMPAESMSSVEAFNTGSVSTMPATAGPFRIRNIEPGGKRIVAERNPDWWGENPAVLDTITYLPLDTTASIGALQSGEIDYFELGSSADAFKVARGIPDVDLRQSLGSQYRHFDFNGAPGRITSDKAVRLALMKAIDRDYLATSQLGQITSNPTVLNSHIYVDGQKGYQANNGDVTFDPEKAKSELDAAGWTMNGEFRSKDGQQLDLHDIIPADTPNATQEAQIIQQNLKAVGANLIIDAVPSDDFFEKYILVGAFDVTHFTWEGTPYTSSSDGIFRLTPGSTLQNYGQVGSDEINGLLDKAAGELDDDARIADYNEADKAIWAEGHSLTLFQRPFTYATKSNLANFGAPGFGDLDYSKVGFLK, from the coding sequence ATGAGAGCCAAGCTATTTCGGGCACTGGTCCCGATCGCGGTGGCCGTGACCACTGTGGGACTGGTGGCGGGGTGCAGCTCCGGTGATACCGGGCCCAACCCCGATGCGCCTGCGTCCTTCGAGAGCGGAGCGCAGATCAATCCGCATCCGATCAGCGATCTGCAACAGGGCGGGAACATGAACTTCCCGCTCTCGCAGGTGCCGACCAATTACAACTACTACCAAATCGACGGCACGACGGTCGATGCCGCGCGGTACTACGCCGCGCTGATGCCGACGGCGTTCAAGGCAGCACCCGACGCGAGCCTGTCGACCGCGACCGATTTCTTCACCGACATCACCGAGTCGGAGGTCGACGGCAAACAGGTCGTCACCTACAACATCAACCCGAAGGCCAAGTGGAGCACGGGCCGTCCGTTGGACTACACCGACCTCATCGCCCAGTGGACTGCTAACAGCGGCAAGGACCCGGCGTACGAGGCATCGTCGACGGCCGGGTACGACAAGGTCGAATCGGTCGTCCGCGGCGAGAACGACCAGCAGGTGATCCTGACCTACGCCGAGAAGTTCGGCGACTGGCGCTCCCTCTTTGTTCCTTTGATGCCCGCAGAATCCATGAGCAGTGTCGAGGCCTTCAACACTGGCTCCGTGAGCACGATGCCGGCCACGGCAGGACCGTTCCGCATCCGGAACATCGAACCGGGTGGCAAACGCATTGTTGCCGAGCGCAACCCCGACTGGTGGGGTGAGAATCCGGCTGTGCTCGATACCATCACGTACCTGCCTCTCGACACCACGGCCTCCATCGGTGCGTTGCAGAGCGGCGAGATCGACTACTTCGAATTGGGCAGCAGTGCCGATGCATTCAAGGTTGCCCGAGGCATTCCGGACGTCGACCTGCGGCAGAGCCTCGGGTCGCAGTACCGGCACTTCGACTTCAACGGTGCGCCGGGTCGGATCACGTCCGACAAGGCCGTGCGGCTGGCCCTGATGAAGGCAATCGACCGCGACTATCTGGCCACTTCGCAGCTCGGTCAGATCACCTCCAACCCGACGGTGCTGAACAGTCATATCTACGTCGACGGTCAGAAGGGTTACCAGGCCAACAACGGAGACGTCACGTTCGATCCGGAGAAGGCCAAGTCCGAGCTCGACGCCGCCGGCTGGACGATGAACGGTGAGTTCCGCTCGAAGGACGGCCAGCAGCTCGATCTGCACGACATCATTCCGGCCGATACCCCGAATGCGACGCAGGAAGCACAGATCATCCAGCAGAACCTCAAGGCTGTCGGTGCCAACCTCATCATCGACGCGGTGCCGTCGGACGACTTCTTCGAGAAGTACATTCTGGTCGGTGCTTTCGACGTCACGCACTTCACCTGGGAGGGAACGCCGTACACCTCCAGCAGTGACGGCATCTTCCGTTTGACGCCCGGCAGCACGTTGCAGAACTACGGTCAGGTCGGGTCGGACGAGATCAACGGTCTGCTCGACAAGGCGGCCGGCGAGCTCGACGACGACGCACGTATCGCCGACTACAACGAGGCGGACAAGGCGATTTGGGCCGAGGGCCACAGCCTGACGCTGTTCCAGCGTCCCTTCACCTACGCGACGAAGTCGAATCTCGCGAACTTCGGAGCACCGGGCTTCGGCGATCTCGACTACTCGAAGGTCGGGTTCCTGAAATAA
- a CDS encoding acetamidase/formamidase family protein → MARSMAEQAAETITKGIGRRGFIQAVAALGAGVGIAGTAACSTSSTSTSASSSSAPAPVGILQPGAGDISGDHYLSSEVDKVLWGYVPTVESESVLQMKSGETVTIDALSHEGILEDQGRDPVEFFGGKGVSESDVLQDAIDIAGGYDRTVRNFDLDGPHVVTGPVFVEGAQRGDVLKIETLEAIPRVPYGVVSSRHGKGSLAVTASGEAPAGISLDEVMPPIGNDGRKSGDPTQYGNVSTFTAVEDGQGVMRYGDAAVRFPLRPFMGMMGVAFASDPGLTSPNANSIPPTLGGGNIDVGLLGVGSTFYLPVFAEGALFYVGDPHMAMGDGEVALTAMEGSLRGTFRLTVCKAGSGDAPSVAYSYPFAENEDSWIPIGLSDPDGAVGGQSSDLNAAMRRAVVNALDFLETDLGMDRATAYAYLSAAANFTVSQVVDKTVGVHGQISKSHFDR, encoded by the coding sequence ATGGCGCGTTCGATGGCGGAGCAGGCAGCAGAGACGATCACCAAGGGGATCGGTCGTCGCGGATTCATCCAGGCGGTCGCCGCCTTGGGCGCGGGCGTCGGAATTGCTGGAACGGCAGCGTGTTCGACCTCGTCGACGAGCACCTCCGCTTCGAGTTCGTCGGCACCGGCACCGGTAGGCATTCTTCAGCCCGGAGCCGGCGACATCTCCGGCGATCACTACCTGAGCTCGGAGGTCGACAAGGTCCTGTGGGGCTACGTCCCGACGGTCGAGTCCGAATCGGTGCTGCAGATGAAGTCCGGTGAAACGGTGACCATCGACGCGCTCAGCCATGAGGGGATCCTCGAAGACCAGGGCCGCGACCCCGTCGAATTCTTTGGCGGCAAAGGTGTTTCCGAGTCCGATGTGCTGCAGGACGCGATCGACATTGCCGGCGGGTACGACCGGACGGTGCGCAACTTCGACCTCGACGGACCGCACGTGGTGACGGGCCCGGTGTTCGTCGAGGGTGCGCAGCGCGGCGACGTGCTCAAGATCGAGACGCTCGAGGCGATTCCCCGCGTTCCGTACGGCGTGGTGTCGAGCAGGCACGGCAAGGGATCTCTGGCGGTCACCGCGTCCGGTGAGGCACCTGCAGGTATCAGCCTGGACGAGGTCATGCCGCCGATCGGAAACGACGGCAGGAAGTCGGGTGACCCGACGCAGTACGGCAACGTGTCCACGTTCACGGCAGTCGAGGACGGGCAGGGCGTGATGCGGTACGGCGATGCGGCCGTACGCTTTCCGCTGCGACCGTTCATGGGCATGATGGGCGTTGCGTTCGCCAGTGACCCGGGTCTGACGTCCCCGAACGCCAATTCGATTCCTCCGACGCTCGGCGGCGGCAACATCGACGTCGGTCTGCTCGGGGTCGGTTCGACGTTCTACCTGCCCGTGTTCGCGGAGGGCGCGTTGTTCTACGTCGGCGATCCGCACATGGCGATGGGCGACGGCGAGGTTGCGCTCACCGCGATGGAGGGGTCGCTGCGCGGCACCTTCCGTCTCACCGTCTGCAAGGCAGGCAGTGGAGACGCGCCATCCGTCGCGTACTCGTATCCTTTTGCAGAGAACGAGGATTCATGGATCCCGATCGGCCTGTCCGATCCGGACGGTGCTGTCGGCGGCCAGAGTTCGGACCTGAACGCCGCCATGCGTCGCGCTGTGGTCAATGCTCTCGATTTCTTGGAGACGGATCTCGGCATGGACCGGGCGACGGCGTACGCATACCTCTCCGCTGCCGCGAACTTCACGGTCTCGCAGGTGGTCGACAAGACCGTCGGCGTGCACGGCCAGATCTCGAAGTCGCACTTCGACCGGTAG
- a CDS encoding TetR/AcrR family transcriptional regulator, producing MASTTRRYNGMSADDRLADRRARLLDAGLEVFAAAGAKGATMTAICAHAKLTERYFYENFSSRDDLLERVVDSISDEIRAKALDALHSPAPTVEEQVHNAIAAFVGVLTEDPRKGRVAMIESLAVDSLRAYRRQSMRAFAHLVAEQSRELYGDQAFPQPQSEINGLLFIGGLAELVIAWLNDEIDITPADIVDAATRQFIATAHR from the coding sequence ATGGCCTCCACCACCCGCCGCTACAACGGCATGAGCGCCGACGATCGCCTTGCCGACCGTCGGGCCCGTTTGCTCGATGCCGGGCTCGAGGTGTTCGCGGCCGCCGGGGCCAAGGGCGCAACCATGACCGCCATCTGCGCGCACGCCAAGCTGACCGAACGCTATTTCTACGAAAACTTCAGCAGCAGAGACGATCTACTCGAACGAGTGGTGGATTCGATATCCGACGAGATCCGAGCCAAGGCGCTCGACGCGCTGCACTCCCCCGCACCTACCGTCGAGGAACAGGTGCACAACGCCATCGCCGCGTTCGTCGGCGTGCTCACCGAGGACCCCCGCAAGGGCCGCGTCGCGATGATCGAATCGCTGGCCGTCGACTCACTCCGGGCGTACCGACGACAGTCCATGCGCGCGTTCGCACACCTGGTCGCCGAACAATCACGCGAACTCTACGGTGACCAGGCTTTCCCCCAACCGCAGTCGGAGATCAACGGCCTGCTGTTCATCGGCGGACTCGCCGAACTCGTGATCGCCTGGCTGAACGACGAAATAGACATCACGCCTGCAGACATCGTCGACGCCGCAACCCGGCAGTTCATCGCGACTGCGCACCGCTGA
- a CDS encoding cytochrome P450 gives MSRALAAPPADSTLQPVFGDGGLPVVGHTLEYIRDPLKLLGSRWEKYGEVSWLTMAGQKWITVLGPDACQQVLQNADKAFVNGDGWSLLIGPFFHGGLMLLDSEEHLRHRRIMQQAFTRDRLTKSVDALNPVTATGLDAWQGGRDFQVYPALKALTLEVATSIFMGGAEDSTDADIAELNASFVACVQAATSIVRYRVPGTRWKRGLDGRAVLDDFFRRYLPARRAQETDDLFSVLCHIEGENGERFSDDEVIDHMIFLLMAAHDTSTITLSTMMQYLGQHPEWQDKCRADSEALGTDAPTLAQLDELPSVDLVMKECLRLVSPTPVVARRAIKDTEVQGKFVPAGTYVSVAPHFTHHMAQYWPNPEKFDPCRFADDRREDKVHRYAWEPFGGGVHKCIGMFFAGAEIKTIMHHLLLWFDWSVDPDYVAPLNFTSLPFPEDGQPVQLRRR, from the coding sequence ATGTCCCGTGCTCTCGCAGCTCCACCTGCTGATTCGACGCTACAACCGGTGTTCGGCGACGGCGGTCTGCCCGTCGTCGGCCACACCCTCGAGTACATCCGCGACCCCCTGAAACTGCTCGGGAGTCGGTGGGAGAAGTACGGCGAAGTGTCGTGGCTGACGATGGCCGGGCAGAAGTGGATCACCGTCCTCGGTCCCGACGCGTGCCAGCAGGTGCTGCAGAACGCGGACAAGGCGTTCGTCAACGGCGACGGGTGGTCCCTGCTGATCGGGCCCTTCTTCCACGGCGGTCTGATGCTGCTCGACTCCGAGGAGCATCTGCGGCACCGCCGAATCATGCAGCAGGCCTTCACCCGGGACCGCCTCACCAAGTCCGTCGACGCGTTGAACCCGGTCACGGCAACGGGATTGGACGCCTGGCAGGGCGGACGCGACTTCCAGGTCTACCCCGCGCTCAAAGCCCTGACGCTGGAAGTTGCGACGAGCATTTTCATGGGCGGTGCCGAGGACAGTACCGACGCCGACATCGCGGAACTCAACGCCAGTTTCGTGGCGTGCGTCCAGGCCGCGACCTCGATCGTGCGCTATCGGGTTCCGGGAACGCGGTGGAAGCGGGGGCTGGACGGCCGGGCTGTGCTCGACGACTTCTTTCGCCGCTACCTACCGGCCAGGCGCGCACAGGAAACCGACGACCTCTTCTCGGTTCTCTGCCACATCGAAGGGGAGAACGGCGAGCGCTTCTCTGACGACGAAGTGATCGACCACATGATCTTCCTGCTCATGGCTGCGCACGACACGTCGACGATCACGCTGTCGACGATGATGCAGTACCTCGGCCAGCATCCGGAGTGGCAGGACAAGTGTCGTGCCGATTCCGAGGCTCTCGGCACCGATGCGCCGACGTTGGCGCAACTCGACGAACTTCCCAGCGTCGATCTGGTGATGAAGGAATGTCTGCGTTTGGTGTCGCCGACCCCGGTGGTTGCCCGCCGGGCAATCAAAGACACCGAGGTGCAGGGCAAGTTCGTTCCCGCAGGGACGTATGTGTCGGTTGCCCCGCACTTCACGCATCACATGGCGCAGTACTGGCCGAACCCCGAGAAGTTCGACCCCTGCCGATTCGCCGATGATCGCCGGGAGGACAAGGTGCACCGCTATGCCTGGGAGCCGTTCGGCGGCGGCGTGCACAAGTGCATCGGCATGTTCTTCGCGGGTGCGGAGATCAAAACGATCATGCACCATCTGCTGCTGTGGTTCGACTGGTCGGTCGATCCCGATTACGTTGCGCCGCTGAACTTCACGTCGCTGCCCTTCCCGGAGGACGGGCAGCCCGTGCAGCTTCGACGGCGGTAG
- a CDS encoding alpha/beta fold hydrolase: MANASTFVSKQDDIEISTYTWTTSVDPARGVVQIAHGLAEHGSRYARFAAALNDAGFHVVASDHRGHGESIVDTPGDFGAAAFAGLWADIEQLGESLLNEYPDLPLFLFAHSMGSFAAQHVLIERSDLYEGVVLSGSTTLDVLAAGMADAPAGDLSVFNAAFEHRTGYEWLSRDEAEVDAYVADPLCGFDLPESTVPALFGEAEKLADPHNLEQIRTDLPLLITSGTDDPLADGGQLIETLASRYREAGMSDVTVTFYPGARHEILNETNRDEVTANIIGWLTDRAD; encoded by the coding sequence GTGGCCAACGCTTCGACGTTCGTATCCAAGCAGGACGACATCGAGATCAGCACCTACACCTGGACCACGTCCGTCGATCCGGCTCGCGGCGTCGTACAGATCGCGCACGGACTCGCCGAACACGGCAGCCGCTACGCCCGCTTCGCCGCCGCGCTGAACGACGCCGGATTTCACGTCGTCGCGTCCGATCATCGCGGCCACGGAGAGTCGATCGTCGACACTCCGGGTGATTTCGGTGCCGCCGCCTTCGCCGGGTTGTGGGCCGACATCGAGCAACTCGGCGAATCGTTGCTGAACGAGTACCCGGACCTGCCACTGTTCCTGTTCGCTCACTCGATGGGTTCGTTTGCCGCGCAGCATGTTCTGATCGAGCGATCGGATCTGTACGAGGGTGTGGTGTTGTCGGGATCGACCACGCTGGACGTTCTCGCCGCCGGAATGGCCGACGCCCCCGCCGGGGACCTGAGCGTGTTCAACGCCGCCTTCGAGCACCGCACCGGATACGAATGGCTCTCTCGCGACGAGGCCGAAGTGGACGCCTACGTCGCCGACCCGCTGTGCGGCTTCGACCTCCCTGAGTCGACGGTCCCGGCGCTGTTCGGTGAGGCCGAGAAGCTCGCCGATCCACACAACCTCGAGCAGATCCGCACCGACCTGCCGCTGCTCATCACCTCGGGAACCGACGACCCTCTCGCAGACGGCGGACAGTTGATCGAAACCCTCGCGTCCCGATACCGCGAGGCCGGCATGAGCGACGTCACCGTCACCTTCTACCCCGGTGCCCGCCACGAGATCCTCAACGAGACGAACCGTGACGAGGTCACCGCGAACATCATCGGCTGGCTCACCGACCGCGCCGACTAG
- a CDS encoding antibiotic biosynthesis monooxygenase family protein, with amino-acid sequence MIVEHALLHVVPSRTDEFEAAFADAKSIISSMPGFVNLTLSKGIEQPDVYLLLVEWERLEDHTEGFRQSDRYQEWKTLLHHFYEPFPVVEHFDPILQA; translated from the coding sequence ATGATTGTCGAACACGCACTGTTGCACGTCGTCCCCAGTCGAACCGACGAATTCGAGGCCGCGTTCGCCGACGCGAAGTCGATCATCTCCTCGATGCCGGGGTTCGTGAATCTGACTCTGTCCAAGGGCATCGAGCAGCCCGATGTGTATCTACTGCTGGTGGAGTGGGAACGACTCGAAGACCACACCGAGGGCTTTCGACAGTCCGACCGGTATCAGGAGTGGAAGACCCTGTTGCATCACTTCTACGAGCCGTTTCCCGTCGTCGAGCATTTCGACCCGATACTGCAGGCGTAG
- a CDS encoding NAD-dependent succinate-semialdehyde dehydrogenase, with protein MTTYKTVNPADGTTVKEFETLDAAGVERALADAHAGFQTWRKTPPKHRAEILHKVADLYTERSDELARTISLEMGKPLTESQGEVELSSNIYRYYADNGPALLEDETLDVPGAEDTVLQRKPVGALVGVMPWNFPYYQVARFAGPNLMVGNTILLKHAPNCPQSALLMEEIFQQAGLPQDAYINIFATNDQIADMIADPRVQGVSLTGSERAGTSVAETAGRNLKKVVLELGGSDVFIMLDSDDMDATVESATRARLSNAGQACNAAKRILVAEEFYDDFVTKLTASFEAVQTGDPLDANTTLGPLSSQTAADTLIEQIDDAVAKGATLLTGGKKIDGPGAFVQPTLLTDVTPDMRAYSEELFGPAAVIYKVESPQQAIELANSSAYGLSGSVWSADLDKARDVAEQLEVGMAFVNEHGTTLPGLPFGGVKRSGVGRELGPWGMDEFVNKKLVRVSAK; from the coding sequence ATGACGACCTACAAAACTGTCAATCCTGCCGACGGCACAACTGTCAAGGAATTCGAGACTCTCGACGCGGCCGGCGTCGAGCGCGCACTGGCCGACGCACACGCCGGTTTCCAGACGTGGCGCAAAACCCCACCCAAGCACCGTGCCGAAATTCTGCACAAGGTCGCCGACCTTTACACCGAGCGTTCCGACGAACTGGCCCGAACCATCTCCCTCGAAATGGGCAAGCCCCTCACCGAATCCCAAGGCGAGGTGGAGCTGTCGTCGAACATCTACCGCTACTACGCAGACAACGGACCCGCGCTGCTCGAGGACGAGACGCTCGACGTCCCCGGCGCGGAAGACACAGTGCTGCAGCGGAAGCCAGTGGGTGCCCTCGTCGGCGTCATGCCGTGGAACTTCCCGTACTACCAGGTTGCCCGGTTCGCCGGCCCGAACCTGATGGTGGGCAACACGATTCTGCTCAAGCACGCACCGAATTGCCCGCAGTCGGCTTTGCTGATGGAGGAGATCTTCCAGCAGGCCGGGCTCCCCCAGGACGCGTACATCAACATCTTCGCGACCAACGACCAGATCGCCGATATGATCGCCGACCCACGCGTGCAGGGTGTTTCGCTCACCGGCAGCGAGCGGGCCGGCACCTCGGTCGCCGAAACCGCCGGACGCAACCTCAAGAAGGTCGTGCTCGAACTCGGCGGCTCGGACGTGTTCATCATGCTCGACTCCGACGACATGGACGCCACGGTCGAGTCCGCGACCCGGGCGCGGCTGTCCAACGCAGGCCAGGCCTGCAACGCCGCCAAGCGCATCCTCGTCGCCGAGGAGTTCTACGACGACTTCGTCACCAAGCTCACCGCATCGTTCGAGGCCGTTCAGACCGGTGACCCGTTGGACGCGAACACCACCCTCGGCCCGCTGTCGTCGCAGACCGCCGCCGATACGTTGATCGAGCAGATCGACGACGCCGTCGCCAAGGGCGCGACGCTACTGACCGGCGGTAAGAAGATCGACGGACCGGGGGCATTCGTCCAGCCGACGCTGCTCACCGACGTCACCCCGGACATGCGTGCGTACAGCGAAGAGCTGTTCGGACCGGCAGCGGTGATCTACAAGGTCGAAAGCCCGCAGCAGGCAATCGAATTGGCGAACTCCTCTGCCTACGGCCTCAGCGGCTCGGTGTGGAGCGCCGACCTCGACAAGGCTCGCGACGTCGCCGAGCAACTCGAAGTTGGCATGGCCTTCGTCAACGAACACGGCACCACCCTGCCCGGCCTACCGTTCGGCGGAGTCAAGCGCTCCGGTGTCGGCCGTGAGCTGGGACCTTGGGGCATGGACGAGTTCGTGAACAAGAAACTCGTCAGAGTGTCCGCGAAGTAG
- a CDS encoding helix-turn-helix domain-containing protein has translation MPYWSTSGLSPQEQVSYWGDVVCEAFTPLTPHRGRSQRDRSSVPDGVPGWVDSQELAVINCAEISSVTQVLAHGRREVARAPLDAVFVNLQLEGTCLAEQDDRRSLITPGSITVFDTTRPYRMEYREPEGSDMWKVLSFRIPRQLWNPDRVTGSCIDTTAGAGALVGTMMSVLWKESTTLDPVALATLDRSFVDVLTAVAGSTTTTRDSETRDNATRMMLRHYIRTALPSGRVSADAAAREAMISTRTMYRLLNAAGTTFSECVRHERMNGAIRDILTADPAVTLGEIAARWGFYDSSHLTRTFRRQFDCTPMEYRTRHRDGGPRAPS, from the coding sequence GTGCCGTACTGGTCCACGTCCGGGCTGAGCCCCCAGGAACAGGTGAGCTACTGGGGTGACGTGGTGTGCGAGGCATTCACACCGTTGACCCCCCATCGAGGCCGTTCGCAACGGGACCGCAGCTCCGTACCCGACGGCGTCCCGGGCTGGGTCGACTCGCAGGAACTGGCCGTGATCAACTGCGCCGAAATATCATCGGTCACACAGGTTCTCGCACACGGTCGACGTGAAGTCGCGCGAGCGCCATTGGACGCCGTATTCGTCAACCTGCAACTGGAAGGGACCTGCCTAGCCGAGCAGGACGATCGTCGCTCGCTGATCACCCCCGGCTCGATCACCGTCTTCGACACCACCCGCCCCTACCGGATGGAGTATCGCGAACCGGAGGGCAGCGATATGTGGAAGGTGCTCTCGTTTCGCATTCCGCGGCAATTGTGGAATCCCGACCGAGTGACGGGAAGCTGCATCGACACCACGGCGGGTGCGGGCGCGCTGGTGGGAACGATGATGTCGGTGTTGTGGAAAGAGAGTACGACGCTGGACCCCGTCGCCCTCGCGACACTCGATCGATCGTTCGTCGACGTGCTGACCGCGGTGGCCGGATCGACGACGACCACCCGCGATTCGGAGACACGCGACAACGCCACCCGAATGATGCTGCGCCACTACATCCGCACCGCCCTACCGTCCGGCCGCGTCAGCGCCGACGCCGCAGCGCGCGAGGCGATGATCTCGACCCGCACGATGTACCGCCTACTGAACGCAGCCGGCACCACCTTCTCCGAATGCGTGCGCCACGAACGCATGAACGGCGCGATACGAGACATCCTCACTGCCGATCCCGCGGTCACTCTGGGCGAGATCGCTGCCCGGTGGGGCTTCTACGACAGCTCGCATCTGACGCGTACATTCCGCCGTCAATTCGATTGCACGCCCATGGAGTACCGGACGCGTCACCGCGACGGCGGGCCTCGCGCCCCTTCCTGA